One window of the Streptomyces sp. TS71-3 genome contains the following:
- a CDS encoding DUF2510 domain-containing protein produces the protein MSMTPQPGWYPDPSEPATERWWDGAAWTDHRRPAALMPPQAPTVPMGFGPPAPAPGRGQGRGKAIALTVSALVVVAAVVVGAVVLGGGDGATPADPGNGSTASPPAGAGPTPTPTDSPPSSPSGADASVAVDELDGITLPVLDGWAKAEYVVDDTILLTTPGTYDCPGDGNLCRHGRVGSSTVTSTDETSPKAVARKDVGDAADHFYDRDGTGSRPYDGLTSHQQIKEGSVTVAGRPGYMVRWRVRTASGPGGYVESLVFPASTGPQSLVSVRFAFDAGPDGPPLADMDRITKGIRPVGGAATGGGVGSSVGPSR, from the coding sequence ATGAGCATGACGCCGCAGCCCGGCTGGTATCCCGACCCGTCGGAGCCGGCCACGGAGCGCTGGTGGGACGGGGCGGCCTGGACCGACCACCGCAGGCCGGCGGCTCTCATGCCGCCCCAGGCGCCGACGGTCCCGATGGGGTTCGGGCCGCCCGCACCGGCGCCCGGCCGCGGCCAGGGACGCGGCAAGGCCATCGCGCTCACGGTCTCCGCGCTGGTCGTGGTCGCGGCGGTGGTCGTCGGCGCCGTCGTGCTCGGCGGCGGGGACGGCGCCACGCCGGCGGATCCGGGAAACGGCTCCACCGCATCGCCCCCGGCGGGCGCCGGGCCCACCCCGACGCCCACCGACTCCCCGCCCTCCTCGCCCTCCGGCGCGGACGCCTCCGTGGCCGTGGACGAGCTCGACGGGATCACGCTGCCGGTGCTCGACGGCTGGGCCAAGGCCGAGTACGTCGTGGACGACACCATCCTGCTCACCACCCCCGGCACCTACGACTGCCCCGGGGACGGCAACCTGTGCCGCCACGGCCGGGTCGGCTCCAGCACGGTCACCAGCACCGACGAGACATCACCGAAGGCGGTGGCCAGGAAGGACGTCGGCGACGCCGCCGACCACTTCTACGACCGCGACGGGACGGGCTCGCGCCCCTACGACGGCCTCACGTCGCACCAGCAGATCAAGGAAGGCTCCGTCACGGTCGCGGGGCGCCCCGGGTACATGGTGCGCTGGCGGGTGCGGACCGCCTCGGGGCCCGGGGGATACGTCGAGTCGCTGGTGTTCCCCGCCAGCACCGGGCCCCAGTCGCTGGTGTCCGTGCGCTTCGCCTTCGACGCCGGCCCGGACGGGCCGCCGCTCGCCGACATGGACCGGATCACCAAGGGCATCAGGCCCGTCGGCGGCGCCGCGACCGGCGGAGGGGTCGGCAGCAGCGTGGGGCCCTCGCGGTAA
- a CDS encoding amino acid deaminase/aldolase produces MSAPSADRVRYDRATARLDAPLAMVDLEAFDANAADLVRRAGGKPIRVASKSVRCRALLERVLERDGFSGVMAFTLAESLWLAGSGFDDVLLAYPSMDRAAYAELAGDPKLASAVTVMIDDPEQLRLIDEARAGGRETIRVCLELDTSLHLFGGRVRVGTHRSPLHSPADLADVARAVLRRPGFRLVGVMGYEGHIAGVGDAVRGRPMRSRAVRMMQAAARGELAARRAQAVHAVRAVAPDLEFVNGGGTGSVQHTAGEDAVTEIAAGSGLYVPRLFDDYTSFRGRPAALFALPVVRRPGVGVVTVLGGGYPASGPAGRDRLPVPYLPQGLRYAPQEGPGEVQTPLLGSPADDLLIGDKVWFRHAKAGELCERFNALHLVEGDQVTATVPTYRGEGHAFL; encoded by the coding sequence ATGAGCGCCCCCTCTGCGGACCGCGTCCGTTACGACCGTGCCACCGCGCGTCTGGACGCGCCGCTCGCGATGGTGGACCTGGAAGCCTTCGACGCCAACGCCGCGGACCTCGTGCGGCGGGCGGGCGGCAAGCCGATCAGGGTGGCCAGCAAGTCCGTCCGGTGCCGTGCGCTGCTGGAGCGGGTGCTGGAGAGGGACGGCTTCTCCGGAGTCATGGCGTTCACGCTGGCGGAGTCCCTCTGGCTGGCCGGATCCGGCTTCGACGACGTGCTGCTCGCCTACCCCTCCATGGACCGGGCGGCGTACGCCGAACTGGCCGGGGACCCCAAGCTGGCCTCGGCCGTCACGGTGATGATCGACGATCCCGAGCAGCTGCGGCTGATCGACGAGGCGCGCGCGGGTGGGCGCGAGACCATCCGGGTCTGTCTGGAACTCGACACCTCCCTGCACCTGTTCGGCGGCCGGGTCAGGGTGGGCACCCACCGCTCGCCGCTGCACTCGCCCGCGGACCTCGCGGACGTGGCCCGTGCGGTGCTGCGCCGGCCCGGGTTCCGGCTGGTGGGCGTGATGGGGTACGAGGGCCACATCGCAGGCGTGGGCGACGCGGTGCGGGGCCGGCCCATGCGGTCGCGTGCGGTGCGGATGATGCAGGCAGCGGCCCGTGGGGAGCTGGCGGCACGGCGCGCCCAGGCGGTGCACGCGGTGCGTGCCGTCGCGCCGGACCTGGAGTTCGTGAACGGCGGAGGCACCGGCAGCGTGCAGCACACCGCCGGCGAGGACGCGGTCACGGAGATCGCCGCCGGCTCCGGGCTCTACGTGCCGCGGCTGTTCGACGACTACACGTCGTTCCGCGGCCGTCCCGCCGCGCTCTTCGCGCTGCCGGTGGTGCGCAGGCCGGGGGTCGGGGTGGTGACGGTGCTGGGCGGCGGCTACCCCGCCTCGGGCCCGGCCGGACGGGACCGGCTCCCGGTGCCGTACCTCCCCCAGGGGCTGAGGTACGCGCCGCAGGAGGGGCCCGGCGAGGTGCAGACCCCGCTGCTCGGCTCCCCCGCGGACGACCTGCTGATCGGGGACAAGGTGTGGTTCCGGCACGCCAAGGCCGGTGAGCTGTGCGAGCGGTTCAACGCGCTGCATCTGGTCGAGGGCGATCAGGTGACGGCGACGGTGCCCACCTACCGCGGCGAGGGGCACGCGTTCCTCTGA
- the mycP gene encoding type VII secretion-associated serine protease mycosin, with protein sequence MTRRPAHAARRLRGPATVLLAASLALLPATAVHADDIRAQQWGLDALHADQAWATTKGKGITVAVLDTGVDAEHPDLAGNVLTGKDMIGFGAGRGDRSWARHGTAMAGIIAGHGHGPDRAEGVLGIAPEARILPVRVILEDGDPARKKARNTRGGALADGIRWAADHGADVINLSLGDDSASAHPEAAEDSAVQYALKKGAVVVASAGNGGEKGDHISYPAAYPGVIAATAVDRYDIRAGFSTRRWYATVSAPGVDVVLADPDHHYYKGWGTSAASAYVSGAVALVRAAHPGLAPDQIKKLLEDTADQPPDGGRDESRGYGLVDPAAAIREGGKVKPEGLRSAAYGKKYFGPGPDASGGAGALGWAAPVAGGLGVLLLVAAVLLWRRRGRA encoded by the coding sequence ATGACCCGCCGGCCCGCGCACGCCGCCCGACGGCTCCGCGGCCCGGCCACCGTCCTGCTCGCCGCCTCGCTCGCGCTGCTGCCCGCCACCGCGGTGCACGCCGACGACATACGCGCCCAGCAGTGGGGCCTCGACGCGCTGCACGCGGACCAGGCCTGGGCGACCACCAAGGGCAAGGGCATCACCGTCGCCGTACTGGACACCGGTGTCGACGCCGAGCACCCCGACCTCGCCGGCAACGTCCTGACCGGCAAGGACATGATCGGCTTCGGCGCGGGGCGCGGCGACCGGAGCTGGGCCCGGCACGGCACCGCCATGGCCGGCATCATCGCGGGCCACGGACACGGCCCCGACCGCGCCGAGGGCGTGCTGGGCATCGCCCCCGAGGCGAGGATCCTGCCGGTCCGGGTGATCCTCGAAGACGGCGACCCGGCCCGCAAGAAGGCCCGCAACACCCGCGGCGGCGCCCTCGCGGACGGCATCCGCTGGGCGGCGGACCACGGCGCCGACGTCATCAACCTCTCCCTCGGCGACGACTCCGCCTCCGCCCACCCGGAGGCCGCGGAGGACTCCGCCGTGCAGTACGCCCTGAAGAAGGGCGCCGTCGTCGTCGCCTCCGCGGGCAACGGCGGCGAGAAGGGCGACCACATCTCGTACCCGGCGGCCTACCCGGGCGTGATCGCCGCCACCGCCGTCGACCGCTACGACATCCGGGCCGGGTTCTCCACCCGGCGGTGGTACGCGACGGTCAGCGCGCCCGGCGTGGACGTCGTCCTCGCCGACCCCGACCACCACTACTACAAGGGCTGGGGCACGAGCGCCGCGTCCGCGTACGTGTCCGGCGCCGTCGCCCTGGTGCGCGCCGCCCACCCCGGGCTCGCCCCCGACCAGATCAAGAAGCTGCTGGAGGACACCGCGGACCAGCCGCCGGACGGCGGCCGGGACGAGTCCCGCGGCTACGGTCTCGTCGACCCCGCCGCCGCGATCCGCGAGGGCGGCAAGGTCAAGCCGGAGGGCCTGCGGTCGGCGGCCTACGGCAAGAAGTACTTCGGCCCGGGACCGGACGCCTCCGGCGGCGCGGGCGCCCTCGGCTGGGCGGCCCCGGTGGCGGGCGGCCTCGGCGTGCTGCTGCTGGTCGCGGCCGTGCTGCTGTGGCGGCGCCGCGGGCGCGCCTGA
- a CDS encoding SseB family protein, translating into MPKMNIPDTGFSGDDGSPDPGLAAALAAWAKTPADEKPVLDALRTARLLVPVVAVLGELGEAEEPGETQASGAGAGLPREKTSDMAVPTLRAGGRTALPAFTSTAALARWDPAARPVAVRLHQALQAAAHEHADTLVLDLAGPVPFELTGAALRALAEGRPAADPLGDPAVREAVRAAVAAVPAVASAHLGPGSADGTLAVVLDPASGPAAQEALGALARRLADDETLRARLVHGLDLAVLPPGSRPPGTPLYARAGARSQA; encoded by the coding sequence GTGCCGAAGATGAACATCCCCGACACCGGTTTCTCCGGCGACGACGGCTCGCCCGATCCCGGGCTCGCCGCCGCGCTGGCCGCGTGGGCGAAGACCCCGGCCGACGAGAAGCCGGTGCTCGACGCGCTCAGGACCGCCCGGCTGCTCGTGCCCGTCGTCGCCGTGCTGGGGGAACTTGGGGAGGCCGAGGAGCCCGGCGAGACGCAGGCGTCCGGCGCCGGAGCGGGGCTGCCCCGCGAGAAGACCAGCGACATGGCCGTGCCCACCCTGAGGGCGGGCGGCCGAACGGCGCTGCCCGCGTTCACCTCCACCGCGGCGCTCGCCCGCTGGGACCCGGCAGCCCGCCCCGTCGCCGTACGGCTCCACCAGGCGCTCCAGGCCGCCGCCCACGAGCACGCCGACACCCTCGTGCTCGACCTGGCCGGGCCCGTCCCGTTCGAGCTCACAGGGGCGGCCCTGCGGGCCCTCGCGGAGGGGCGCCCCGCCGCCGACCCGCTCGGCGACCCCGCGGTGCGCGAGGCGGTGCGCGCCGCCGTCGCCGCCGTGCCGGCCGTGGCCAGTGCCCACCTGGGCCCCGGCAGCGCCGACGGCACCCTCGCCGTGGTGCTGGACCCGGCGAGCGGGCCCGCGGCACAGGAGGCGCTCGGAGCCCTCGCGCGGCGGCTCGCCGACGACGAAACTCTCAGGGCCCGCCTGGTGCACGGCCTCGACCTGGCGGTCCTGCCACCCGGCAGCAGGCCGCCCGGCACGCCTCTGTACGCGCGGGCAGGCGCGCGGAGTCAGGCGTAG
- a CDS encoding DUF1844 domain-containing protein: MSDPILPAQGADLPAGDGASASDSQAPDFDALTRDLADVPAVEVITTVGVHLMSAAAVKLGLAEGGEHHKDLDEARKLIQALAGLVEASGTEISPFHAAPLRDGLRSLQLAFREASPVPDEPGLGPGEGYTGTVFG, translated from the coding sequence ATGAGCGACCCCATCCTCCCCGCGCAGGGCGCGGACCTCCCGGCCGGCGACGGCGCCTCCGCTTCGGACTCCCAGGCCCCCGACTTCGACGCGCTCACCCGCGACCTCGCGGACGTCCCCGCGGTGGAGGTGATCACCACCGTGGGCGTCCACCTGATGAGCGCCGCCGCGGTCAAGCTGGGCCTCGCCGAGGGCGGCGAGCACCACAAGGACCTGGACGAGGCACGGAAGCTGATCCAGGCGCTCGCGGGCCTGGTCGAGGCGAGCGGCACCGAGATCAGCCCGTTCCACGCCGCCCCGCTCCGCGACGGCCTCAGGTCGCTCCAGCTCGCCTTCCGCGAGGCGTCGCCGGTGCCGGACGAGCCGGGCCTGGGTCCCGGCGAGGGGTACACGGGCACGGTCTTCGGCTGA
- the infC gene encoding translation initiation factor IF-3, whose translation MSAEPRINDRIRVPEVRLVGPSGEQVGIVPLAKALELAQEYDLDLVEVAANARPPVCKLMDYGKFKYESAMKAREARKNQAHTVIKEMKLRPKIDPHDYDTKKGHVVRFLKQGDKVKITIMFRGREQSRPELGYRLLQRLAEDVQDLGFVESNPKQDGRNMIMVLGPHKKKTEAMAEAREAQAARKAERQEAERQGRAPVASEQAEQEQTADA comes from the coding sequence ATCAGCGCCGAGCCCCGCATCAACGACCGGATTCGCGTTCCCGAGGTGCGACTTGTCGGTCCCAGTGGCGAGCAGGTCGGGATTGTTCCGCTTGCCAAGGCCCTGGAGCTTGCGCAGGAGTACGACCTTGACCTGGTCGAGGTCGCGGCGAACGCCCGTCCGCCCGTCTGCAAGCTCATGGACTACGGGAAGTTCAAGTACGAGTCGGCCATGAAGGCCCGTGAGGCGCGCAAGAACCAGGCGCACACGGTCATCAAGGAGATGAAGCTCCGGCCGAAGATCGACCCGCACGACTACGACACCAAGAAGGGTCACGTCGTCCGGTTCCTCAAGCAGGGCGACAAGGTCAAGATCACGATCATGTTCCGTGGTCGCGAGCAGTCCCGGCCGGAACTCGGCTACCGGCTGCTGCAGCGTCTCGCGGAGGACGTCCAGGACCTCGGTTTCGTCGAGTCGAACCCGAAGCAGGACGGCCGAAACATGATCATGGTCCTCGGTCCGCACAAGAAGAAGACCGAGGCGATGGCCGAGGCCAGGGAAGCTCAGGCGGCCCGCAAGGCCGAGCGCCAGGAGGCCGAGCGCCAGGGCCGCGCCCCGGTGGCCTCCGAGCAGGCCGAGCAGGAGCAGACCGCCGACGCCTGA
- the rpmI gene encoding 50S ribosomal protein L35, whose product MPKNKTHSGASKRFKVTGSGKVLRERAGKRHLLEHKSSRLTRRLTGNAEMAPGDAKKIKKLLGK is encoded by the coding sequence ATGCCGAAGAACAAGACGCACAGCGGTGCCAGCAAGCGCTTCAAGGTCACCGGCTCCGGCAAGGTGCTGCGCGAGCGCGCCGGCAAGCGCCACCTGCTTGAGCACAAGTCCTCCCGGCTGACCCGCCGTCTCACCGGCAACGCCGAGATGGCCCCGGGCGACGCCAAGAAGATCAAGAAGCTTCTCGGCAAGTGA
- the rplT gene encoding 50S ribosomal protein L20 — protein sequence MARVKRAVNAHKKRRAILEQASGYRGQRSRLYRKAKEQVTHSLVYNYNDRKKRKGDFRQLWIQRINAAARANGMTYNRFIQGLKAANIEVDRKILAELAVNDSAAFSALVEAAQKALPADVNAPKAA from the coding sequence GTGGCACGCGTCAAGCGGGCAGTCAACGCCCACAAGAAGCGCCGGGCGATCCTCGAGCAGGCCAGCGGCTACCGCGGCCAGCGTTCGCGCCTCTACCGCAAGGCGAAGGAGCAGGTCACCCACTCCCTCGTCTACAACTACAACGACCGCAAGAAGCGCAAGGGCGACTTCCGGCAGCTGTGGATCCAGCGGATCAACGCCGCCGCTCGTGCCAACGGCATGACGTACAACCGCTTCATCCAGGGTCTGAAGGCCGCCAACATCGAGGTGGACCGCAAGATCCTCGCCGAGCTCGCCGTCAACGACTCCGCGGCCTTCTCCGCGCTCGTCGAGGCCGCTCAGAAGGCGCTTCCGGCGGACGTGAACGCCCCCAAGGCGGCGTGA
- a CDS encoding RNA methyltransferase — MPAASELISPRSARVAAARRLVRRNVRGKERRFLTEGPQAVREAVAHGTWQDATEPVLAELFATVEAAERYADVVAAARELGARVHLADEAVIADISTTVTPQGLVGVCRFLDTPFETVLAARPRLVAVLAHVRDPGNAGTVLRCADAAGADAVVLTDASVDVYNPKAVRASVGSLFHLPVAVGVPVEQAVHGLKEAGVRVLAADGAGSHDLDAELDHERLGVPTAWVFGNEAWGLPEETTALADAVVRVPIHGRAESLNLATAAAVCLYASARAQRAPGGCRSVTGA; from the coding sequence ATGCCCGCCGCGTCCGAGTTGATCTCTCCCCGTTCCGCGCGGGTGGCCGCCGCTCGGCGGCTGGTGCGGCGGAACGTGCGCGGCAAGGAGCGGCGGTTCCTCACCGAGGGGCCGCAGGCCGTGCGCGAGGCCGTCGCACACGGGACGTGGCAGGACGCTACCGAGCCCGTGCTCGCCGAGCTGTTCGCGACCGTCGAGGCCGCCGAGCGGTACGCGGACGTCGTCGCGGCCGCCCGGGAACTGGGCGCGCGCGTGCACCTGGCCGACGAGGCCGTGATCGCCGACATCTCCACCACCGTCACCCCCCAGGGGCTGGTCGGCGTCTGCCGGTTCCTGGACACGCCGTTCGAGACGGTGCTCGCCGCCCGGCCGCGGCTCGTGGCGGTCCTCGCGCACGTCCGCGATCCCGGCAACGCCGGCACCGTGCTGCGCTGCGCGGATGCCGCCGGCGCCGACGCCGTCGTCCTCACCGACGCCTCCGTCGACGTGTACAACCCCAAGGCGGTACGGGCGTCCGTCGGGTCCCTCTTCCACCTGCCCGTCGCCGTCGGCGTCCCCGTCGAGCAGGCCGTGCACGGCCTCAAGGAGGCGGGCGTGCGGGTGCTCGCCGCGGACGGGGCCGGCTCGCACGACCTGGACGCGGAGCTGGACCACGAGCGCCTGGGCGTGCCCACGGCCTGGGTGTTCGGCAACGAGGCCTGGGGGCTGCCCGAGGAGACCACGGCGCTCGCCGACGCGGTGGTGCGCGTGCCCATCCACGGCCGGGCCGAGAGCCTGAACCTCGCCACGGCCGCCGCCGTGTGCCTCTACGCCTCCGCCCGTGCACAGCGTGCGCCGGGAGGGTGCCGCAGCGTCACCGGAGCCTAG
- a CDS encoding ATP-binding protein, producing the protein MGVRTSRPHQARGAEGPPQSGRARAEPLAVDPDELPDGLVIADETGSVVCFNAAAARITAVRPADALGTPLERALPLEDLEGRRWWQLTDPYGGLAIRVGQPERNLLLPGGREVLVAARYVRDAPMGPVQRVIVSLRDTEARRRTERSHAELIATVAHELRSPLTSVKGFTATLLAKWERFTDDQKRLVLETVDADANRVTRLIAELLDISRIDSGRLEVRRQPVDVGAAVGRHIQAHVASGHPADRFLVRVRHPLPELWADPDKIDQVLSNLLENAVRHGEGTVTIDVEPAPEPRERGGGTTVTVSDEGPGIPEESMNRVFTRFWRGSKRGGTGLGLYIVKGIVEAHGGSITVGRAPGGGALFRFTLPVGTPAF; encoded by the coding sequence ATGGGTGTCCGCACCAGCAGGCCACATCAGGCACGCGGAGCGGAGGGACCGCCGCAGTCCGGGCGAGCCCGCGCAGAACCGCTCGCCGTCGACCCGGACGAGCTGCCGGACGGCCTGGTCATCGCCGACGAGACCGGCTCCGTGGTCTGCTTCAACGCCGCCGCGGCCCGCATCACCGCCGTACGCCCCGCCGACGCCCTCGGCACCCCCCTGGAGCGTGCGCTGCCCCTGGAGGACCTGGAGGGGCGCCGCTGGTGGCAGCTCACCGACCCCTACGGCGGGCTCGCCATCCGGGTCGGCCAGCCCGAGCGGAACCTCCTGCTGCCCGGCGGCCGTGAAGTCCTCGTCGCCGCCCGCTACGTACGGGACGCGCCCATGGGACCCGTACAACGCGTGATCGTCTCGCTCCGCGACACCGAGGCCCGCCGCCGCACCGAGCGCAGCCATGCCGAGCTGATCGCGACGGTCGCCCACGAGCTGCGCTCCCCGCTGACGTCCGTGAAGGGCTTCACGGCGACCCTGCTCGCCAAATGGGAGCGGTTCACCGACGACCAGAAGCGGCTGGTGCTGGAGACCGTCGACGCCGACGCCAACCGCGTCACCCGGCTGATCGCCGAGCTGCTGGACATCTCGCGGATCGACTCCGGGCGCCTGGAGGTGCGCCGCCAGCCCGTCGACGTCGGCGCCGCCGTCGGCCGGCACATCCAGGCCCACGTCGCCTCGGGCCACCCCGCCGACCGCTTCCTGGTCCGCGTCCGCCATCCGCTGCCCGAGCTGTGGGCCGACCCGGACAAGATCGACCAGGTGCTGAGCAACCTGCTCGAAAACGCGGTGCGGCACGGCGAGGGCACTGTCACCATTGACGTCGAGCCCGCCCCGGAACCCCGGGAGCGCGGCGGTGGCACCACGGTCACCGTCAGCGACGAGGGCCCCGGCATCCCGGAGGAGTCCATGAACCGCGTCTTCACCCGCTTCTGGCGGGGCAGCAAGCGCGGGGGCACGGGGCTCGGGCTCTACATCGTCAAGGGCATCGTCGAGGCGCACGGCGGCTCCATCACCGTCGGCCGCGCGCCCGGCGGCGGGGCACTGTTCCGATTCACCCTGCCCGTGGGCACGCCGGCCTTCTGA
- the pheS gene encoding phenylalanine--tRNA ligase subunit alpha, whose product MSAPNKSYDPVEVEALKAEEIERMRDEALAAFAAAADLTQLQEAKTAHTGGTSPLALANREIGALPPQAKAEAGKRVGQARAAVGRALAARQSELEAERDARVLVEEAVDVTLAPDRTPPGARHPLTTFMERVADVFVAMGYEVAEGPEAEAEWFNFDALNFGPDHPARQMQDTFFVRGPQGAGDDESASGVVLRTHTSPVQARVLLGRELPVYVVCPGRVYRTDELDATHTPVFHQIELLAVDEGLTMADLKGTLDHMVQSLFGPDMTTRLRPNYFPFTEPSAEMDMLCYVCKGESVGNPDRPCRTCASEGWIELGGCGMVNPRVLVACGVDPEKYSGFAFGFGIERMLMFRHNIEDMRDMVEGDVRFTRPFGMEI is encoded by the coding sequence ATGTCGGCACCGAACAAGTCGTACGACCCTGTCGAGGTCGAGGCACTGAAAGCGGAAGAGATCGAGCGCATGCGGGACGAGGCGCTCGCCGCCTTCGCGGCCGCCGCCGACCTCACGCAGCTCCAGGAGGCCAAGACCGCCCACACCGGCGGTACCTCCCCCCTGGCGCTCGCCAACCGGGAGATCGGCGCCCTGCCCCCGCAGGCCAAGGCGGAGGCCGGCAAGCGCGTCGGCCAGGCCCGCGCCGCCGTGGGCCGCGCGCTGGCCGCCAGGCAGAGCGAGCTGGAGGCCGAGCGGGACGCCCGGGTGCTGGTCGAGGAGGCCGTGGACGTCACGCTGGCCCCCGACCGCACCCCGCCCGGCGCCCGCCACCCGCTGACCACCTTCATGGAGCGGGTCGCCGACGTCTTCGTCGCCATGGGGTACGAGGTCGCCGAGGGCCCCGAGGCCGAGGCCGAGTGGTTCAACTTCGACGCGCTCAACTTCGGCCCCGACCACCCGGCCCGGCAGATGCAGGACACCTTCTTCGTCCGCGGCCCTCAGGGCGCCGGCGACGACGAGTCCGCCTCCGGCGTGGTGCTGCGCACCCACACGTCACCGGTGCAGGCCCGCGTCCTGCTCGGCCGCGAACTGCCCGTCTACGTCGTCTGCCCCGGCCGCGTCTACCGCACGGACGAGCTGGACGCCACGCACACCCCGGTCTTCCACCAGATCGAGCTGCTGGCCGTGGACGAGGGCCTGACCATGGCCGACCTCAAGGGCACGCTGGACCACATGGTGCAGTCCCTGTTCGGGCCCGACATGACGACCCGGCTGCGGCCCAACTACTTCCCCTTCACGGAGCCGTCCGCCGAGATGGACATGCTCTGCTACGTCTGCAAGGGCGAGTCCGTCGGCAACCCCGACCGGCCCTGCCGGACCTGCGCCAGCGAGGGCTGGATCGAGCTGGGCGGCTGCGGCATGGTCAACCCCCGGGTGCTGGTCGCCTGCGGTGTCGATCCGGAGAAGTACAGCGGGTTCGCGTTCG